The region AAGTTGAGTGTTAATAGCCTCATCCTCAATCTTATCAAAAAGAAGTTCTGGTTGATTAAGAAGATGTCCAACTCCAAGAATATCACTTGCTCCCGCCCTAGTCCAATCGCAACTATCAAGATTAATCATTCGTCTAAGCTTCTCCGCAGAGAATGGAAGGAATGGTTGAAGCAGAATCGACAGGTTTGCTGTTATTTGAAGTGATATGTTAAGGATTGTAGCAACCCTCTCCGGTTGATCCTTAAATATCTTCCAAGGTTCTGTGTCTGCTAGATACTTATTTCCCAAACGAGCTAAATTCATTGCATCTTTAAGCGCTTCACGGAAGCGGAAGTTTTCGAGATTATACTCAATTGCATCTTTTATCTTTGGTATTTCAGCAAGGGTCTCCTTATCAAAGGGTGTTAGCTCTGAGCAAACGGGTAGTTTACTATCAAAATATTTTTGAGTAAGCACCATTGCCCTATTCACAAAGTTTCCAAGGATTGCTACCAGCTCACTGTTGTTCCTAGTTTGAAAATCCTTCCAAGTAAAATCGTTATCCTTTGTTTCAGGCATATTTGCAGTAAGGGTATACCTCAACACATCCTGTTTATTAGGAAAATCAACTAAATACTCGTGTAACCAAACCGCCCAGTTTCGTGAGGTTGATATCTTATCCCCTTCAAGGTTGAGAAACTCATTTGCAGGAACATTTTCAGGGAGAATATAACTTCCTTCCGCCTTTAGCATTGCGGGGAATACAATACAATGGAAAACGATATTGTCCTTACCAATGAAATGAATCATTCGGGTTTCAGAATCTTTCCAATACTTTTCCCAATCGGGGGTTAACTCTTTAGTTGCAGAGATATAACCAATAGGAGCATCAAACCAAACATATAAAACTTTACCTGTTGCACCATCAACAGGAACAGGAACACCCCAATCTAAATCCCGGCTAACTGCTCGGGGTTGAAGACCCTGATCCAGCCAACTCTTACATTGCCCGTAGACGTTTGCCTTCCACTCCTTATGATCTTCTAGTATCCATTTTTCAAGAAACCCTTGGTATTTATCCAGTGGTAAAAACCAATGTTTTGTCTCCTTTAAAATTGGCTTTGATCCACTGAGCGTAGAACTTGGGTTAATTAAATCGGTAGCATTTAAACTTGTTCCGCATTTCTCACACTGATCGCCATAAGCACGCTCGTTTGAGCAATGAGGGCAAGTACCAGTAATATATCTATCAGCAAGAAATTGATTAACTTCCTGATCGTAGTACTGTTCAGTTGTTTTTTCGATAAATGTTCCATCATCGTAAAGCTTCCTGAAAAATTCTGAAGCTGTTTGATAATGAACCTTTGAGGAAGTTCTTGAGTAGATGTCGAATGCAATACCAAAATCTTTAAATGATTGTTTGATGATATCGTTATACTTATCAACTATCTGTTGAGGTAAAACTCCTTCTTGACGAGCTTTTATTGTAATTGGTACTCCATGTTCATCGGATCCACAAACCGAAATAACATCAATCCCTTTCATTCGTAAATATCTTGTATATATATCCGATGGAATGTATACACCGGCTAAATGTCCAATGTGAATAGGCCCATTGGCATATGGCAGGGCAGATGTGATTAGGTAACGTTTGTAACTTTTCATAACACGTAATTAAATAGTTAAACACAAAAAAACAAGCCCGGTCAAACAGGCTTATAATTATCTTCAATCGAAGAAAAAAATCAACGGAAATTATTACCTTTAAAGTGTAATTAGCCAACAAATATACTAACTATTTTCCTTCGAGTGAAACACCTATGTTCCACTTTCAATAAAATGAATTGAATTATCAATAGGAGGAAGTAGGTTATTTTACCCGATTTTATTTACATGAAATGGAAAACATCACACCCCCTTTTATTAAACCAGGCGATTGTATTGGGATAATTGCTCCAGCCCGACGTGTTTTAGTGCAAGAAATTAATCCCGCAATCAGGTTCTTAACAGGAAAAGGGTTTATAGTAAAAACTGCGCCACATCTATTTGCTGGGTTTCATCAATTTGCAGGAACCGAAGAACAACGGGCAAGTGATTTTATGGGTATGATAGAAGATCCTTCCGTTAAAGCCATTCTATGCGCAAGAGGCGGTTACGGATCCGTTCGTTTACTTGAGCACCTAAACTTTCGCAAACTTCAACAACATCCAAAGTGGGTGGTTGGTTATAGCGATATCACGGTTTTTCACAGTCTTTTGAATGGCTGGTATGGTATTGAAACAATTCATGGCCCTATGCCATTCAACTTTCAATCCGAAGGTGGAACTAATGAATCCCTGGAATGTTTAATTAATGTTTTAACGGGAGAAAGTCCCAAATACACTGTTAACCCTCATCCACTTAATAAACAGGGAAAAGCAGAAGGGAATTTGGTGGGAGGGAATCTTTCTATTTTATATAGTCTTTCTGGAACGAATGCTGATATAAATCCCGCTGGGAAAATTTTGTTTATCGAGGATTTGGATGAATATCTATACCACATCGATAGAATGATGATGAATTTAAAGCATGGCGGGAAACTTACTAATATTGCCGGATTAATAGTTGGTGGTCTCACAGAGATGAAGGATAACCATACCCCTTTCGGATTCACTCCACACGAAATTGTTTCTAATGCCCTAAAAAATTATAATATACCAATTTGTTTTGATTTTCCCGCAGGGCATGTTGAACCAAACTATTCTTTAATTATGGGTAGACGAGTTCGATTAGAGGTAACTGATAATGGTGCAACAGTTGCTTTCGAAAAACCTTCTATTGGTCAATTTTTTGATAGTCAGAAGGAATTTTAAACATATTCACGTTTAGCAACTCCTCTTTTATTTCAGTAACTGAAACCTTCATTTTTTCTTTCCGAAGAAGTGTTCTCTCAACTGTTAGCATTGGGAATTCTCCATCTATTCCGGGGAGATTTGAAAACAGGTTGATGTCTGATTTTATATTTCGGAGAATGTCATTCAATAATTTGAAAAATGGAAAATTGCGCTGAGTAACCCAAAAAGCTGTTTCAGTATCCTGTGAAATATTTTTAACTCGCACTAAACTGCAATTATAACCATTAACCATCATTCTATTCTCTGTCTTTATAATTGTTGTATCTTCTTTTGAGGTTTGAGTAAGTCCTTTAGTCATAAGCTCATAAAACAATTTACGCTTGGGAGAAAGTGCAACAACTTTTTCGCTTTCGAGGTTGATAATTAAAATACTTACCGAATTCATTTTGGAATCAAACTCATCAAGACGGACCAAGTTACCCTTCACTTGTATTTTTATAAAAGAGGTGTCGTAAATAGTTTTTCTCTCCAGATTGATGCTTCCCTCAAATTTTTGTAATTTTGATTCTGCATTACCTGTAAAAGTTAACAGTAAGAATAGTTCGATTAATATGAAAGGTCTAGTTATCATTATGCTGTATAGCGCTTTCATATCACTTTTGTTACGTTGAAAATGAAAAATGATAATGATCTTAATCACCCTAAGGAACTGGGTAAACGTGGCGAGGCAATTGCAGAAGAATATTTAGCCAAAAATGGATATAAGATCCGTCACAAGAATTGGCATTATGGACATAAAGAACTTGATATTGTTGCAATCAAAGATAATACCTTGATTGTAGTAGAAGTAAAAACCCGTTGGACCAATTACTGGGAGGAGCCGAAGGAATCTGTTCGACGTAAAAAGCAAAGGTTTATAATTGAAGCAGCAGAGGCATATGTACAAAACTACAACCTAAATATGGATGTACAATTCGATGTTATCTCAATCATTTTGCAAGGAGAAGTCTTTGAATTGGAGCACATTCAGGATGCTTTTCAACCTATCTTTTAGTATTAGAGATATTAACTATTCCTCCTTTAGCGCATTCCAACCCTGTGCTCTAAGTTCTATCTCATTCCCATCGGGAGTAACGAGGAATGCACCAGTGTTTTCGGGGGTTATGTGACCAATTACCGAAACTCCCTCAATTGTTAAAATTTTTTCATGAAATTCAATTGGGACGGTGAAAAGCAACTCATAATCCTCGCCACCATTAAGCGCAGCAACAATTGCATCAATATGCATCTCCTCAGCAATCTTAAAAGTCTGTTGATCGATAGGTAGTTTTTCCAAATAAATTCTACAACCAACGTTTGAGTTTTTGCAGATATGCATTGCTTCAGATGATAGCCCATCGGAAATATCGATCATTGCGGAAGGTTTAATCCCTGCAATATGAAGTTCTTCAAGAATTGTCTTTCGTACTTCTGGTTTAAGAAATCGTTCAAGAATATAATCCCATCCTTCAAATTGAGGCTTGATGTTTGGGTTTCCATCAAACACTTTTTTCTCGCGCTCAAGTAGTTGAAGTCCCATATAGGCTGCTCCAAGATTTCCTGTAACACAAAGTAAGTCGTTTGTTTTTGCTCCGCTACGGTAGCATAAGTCTTTCTCATTCGCCTCACCAATAGCAGTAATGCTTAATGTTAATCCAGTATAGGAGGTTGATGTATCACCACCAACAAGGTCAACCCCATATCGTTCACAAGCTAAATATATACCACTGTATAGTTCTTCAAGATCTTCAAGACAAAAACGCTTCGAAACGCCTATCGAAACTGTAATTTGCCTTGGTAAAGCATTCATGGCATAAACATCGCTAAGATTTACTATTACCGCTTTGTAACCCAAATGCCTTATAGGAAAATAAGTTAAGTCGAAATGTACACCTTCAAGGAGTAAATCAGTTGTTACTACCATCCTTTTGCCATCAGGATTAATCACGGTAGCATCATCTCCAACGCCCTTAATTGTGGATTTGTTTGTATTCTTTGCTCTTTCAGTTAGGTGATCGATTACTCTAAACTCACCCAACTCGTGTAATTCCGTACGCTTCGACTTATTTGACATTGTTGAAAAAATTAAGAGGCAAAGATAAGTAGATTAGTGGCAAGATAAAAAGATGATATGTTAATAAGCAAAAACAAAATACTAGTGTTTGCGATGTTTGCTAAGAAGTTTTGTGAAAGAAAAGTTCAAATAAATTTGCTACTTACCTGTATTCCCTCTTTTTTAAGCGAATTAATAAAATAGTCCTTGTCAGCTAAGTGTGATTTTTCGAGTTGATCGTACCAATATCTGGCTGTTAATTTATCTCCCTTATTGAAAAAAATTCTGATTAAATTAAAGTAGGAGTAACCGTATACATATGTTGGAAATTCTGGTATCACCTCAACAACTTTTGTAAAACAATCGATGGCTTCATTTATTTTATTTGAAGCATACAGTTCGACTCCTTGATCGTATAGTTTTATATCCTTGCTTAACTTTTCGTCAAGGATTACCTTTGTAAATCTAAAACATGATTTATCACAATCTTCTATTAGGTTAATTAACTTTGTTTCTTCTGGTATTTTAGGAAAAACTAAGGTGAAGTTCAATTTCTCGCCTATTCTCAAAAAATTATGAACCGAAGGACAGGTTGGAATACCCCTCGTTTTTATAAGATTAAACCGTTTATGATCTTTAGGGTTCTCAATGTATATATTCCTATCCGCACAAAACCACCCTCCTTGTGCCAGTTTATTTTGAATTGAAAGTTCAATAACTGTTGAATCTTTATATAGACCTACTCTTAAAATTGTTAAGTCCTGATGGGTTCGATCAGCTATCGCTGGGTTTTCAAGTATTTGTTGTGCATTGACATAAAAGAAACAACAAAGAATTGTAATTAGTAACGCAATTTGCTTCATACTCCTAAAATATTTGACCTCAAAGGTTATGAATTCCTGTGTTTGGATTCGGTTTTAAATAAACAAGGGTCGGAATAAACCGACCCTTGCAAGATAATTATTTTTATTCAAACGATTTAAAAATGATAATCTACTCCAATTGAGAAGTCTATGTTTGTTCTGTTATAGGTTTCTTGTG is a window of Bacteroidales bacterium DNA encoding:
- a CDS encoding DUF4412 domain-containing protein, which codes for MKALYSIMITRPFILIELFLLLTFTGNAESKLQKFEGSINLERKTIYDTSFIKIQVKGNLVRLDEFDSKMNSVSILIINLESEKVVALSPKRKLFYELMTKGLTQTSKEDTTIIKTENRMMVNGYNCSLVRVKNISQDTETAFWVTQRNFPFFKLLNDILRNIKSDINLFSNLPGIDGEFPMLTVERTLLRKEKMKVSVTEIKEELLNVNMFKIPSDYQKIDQ
- the thiL gene encoding thiamine-phosphate kinase: MSNKSKRTELHELGEFRVIDHLTERAKNTNKSTIKGVGDDATVINPDGKRMVVTTDLLLEGVHFDLTYFPIRHLGYKAVIVNLSDVYAMNALPRQITVSIGVSKRFCLEDLEELYSGIYLACERYGVDLVGGDTSTSYTGLTLSITAIGEANEKDLCYRSGAKTNDLLCVTGNLGAAYMGLQLLEREKKVFDGNPNIKPQFEGWDYILERFLKPEVRKTILEELHIAGIKPSAMIDISDGLSSEAMHICKNSNVGCRIYLEKLPIDQQTFKIAEEMHIDAIVAALNGGEDYELLFTVPIEFHEKILTIEGVSVIGHITPENTGAFLVTPDGNEIELRAQGWNALKEE
- a CDS encoding YraN family protein produces the protein MKNDNDLNHPKELGKRGEAIAEEYLAKNGYKIRHKNWHYGHKELDIVAIKDNTLIVVEVKTRWTNYWEEPKESVRRKKQRFIIEAAEAYVQNYNLNMDVQFDVISIILQGEVFELEHIQDAFQPIF
- a CDS encoding LD-carboxypeptidase translates to MENITPPFIKPGDCIGIIAPARRVLVQEINPAIRFLTGKGFIVKTAPHLFAGFHQFAGTEEQRASDFMGMIEDPSVKAILCARGGYGSVRLLEHLNFRKLQQHPKWVVGYSDITVFHSLLNGWYGIETIHGPMPFNFQSEGGTNESLECLINVLTGESPKYTVNPHPLNKQGKAEGNLVGGNLSILYSLSGTNADINPAGKILFIEDLDEYLYHIDRMMMNLKHGGKLTNIAGLIVGGLTEMKDNHTPFGFTPHEIVSNALKNYNIPICFDFPAGHVEPNYSLIMGRRVRLEVTDNGATVAFEKPSIGQFFDSQKEF
- the metG gene encoding methionine--tRNA ligase — encoded protein: MKSYKRYLITSALPYANGPIHIGHLAGVYIPSDIYTRYLRMKGIDVISVCGSDEHGVPITIKARQEGVLPQQIVDKYNDIIKQSFKDFGIAFDIYSRTSSKVHYQTASEFFRKLYDDGTFIEKTTEQYYDQEVNQFLADRYITGTCPHCSNERAYGDQCEKCGTSLNATDLINPSSTLSGSKPILKETKHWFLPLDKYQGFLEKWILEDHKEWKANVYGQCKSWLDQGLQPRAVSRDLDWGVPVPVDGATGKVLYVWFDAPIGYISATKELTPDWEKYWKDSETRMIHFIGKDNIVFHCIVFPAMLKAEGSYILPENVPANEFLNLEGDKISTSRNWAVWLHEYLVDFPNKQDVLRYTLTANMPETKDNDFTWKDFQTRNNSELVAILGNFVNRAMVLTQKYFDSKLPVCSELTPFDKETLAEIPKIKDAIEYNLENFRFREALKDAMNLARLGNKYLADTEPWKIFKDQPERVATILNISLQITANLSILLQPFLPFSAEKLRRMINLDSCDWTRAGASDILGVGHLLNQPELLFDKIEDEAINTQLAKLEATKVANEKMNTKVEPQKPNITYEEFSKMDIRVGTVLEAERVPKTQKLMKLLIDTGIDKRTVVSGIAEHFTPEEVINRQVSILVNLEPRKIKGIESHGMILMAEDSDGKLRFIIPSDKVENGSTVK